A window from Primulina huaijiensis isolate GDHJ02 chromosome 13, ASM1229523v2, whole genome shotgun sequence encodes these proteins:
- the LOC140991621 gene encoding phosphoethanolamine N-methyltransferase 1-like, giving the protein MASIQEREVQKSYWIEHTVDLTVESMMLDSKASDLDKEERPEVLSLLPPFDGKSVLELGAGIGRFTGEIAKRAGELVALDFIESAIKKNETINGNNKCVKFMCADVTSPDLKFPEGSLDLIFTNWLLMYLSDEEVEKLAERMIKWLKVGGHIFFRESCFHQSGDHKRKNNPTHYREPRFYTKLFKECHVSDDSGYTYELDLIGFKCIGAYVRNKKNQNQICWLWQKVASDNDRGFQKFLDTVQYKSSGILRYERVFGPGFVSTGGIDTTREFVDKLNLQPGQKVLDVGCGIGGGDFYMAEKYDVHVVGIDLSINMISFAFERAIGLNCAVEFEVADCTKKDYPDDTFDVIYSRDTILHIQDKPALFRSFYKWLKPGGKVLISDYCRHAGTPSAEFSEYIKQRGYDLHDFHNYDQMLRDAGFDEVVAEDRTNQFIKVLEKELDTIEKDKETFIRDFSEEDYNDIVGGWKAKLVRSASGEQRWGLFIAKKK; this is encoded by the exons ATGGCATCCATTCAAG AGCGTGAGGTTCAAAAGAGTTACTGGATTGAACACACGGTGGACTTGACTGTGGAGTCTATGATGCTTGATTCTAAAGCCTCTGATCTGGATAAGGAAGAGAGGCCCGAG GTGCTGTCTCTGCTCCCACCATTCGATGGAAAGTCAGTTCTAGAACTGGGAGCTGGTATTGGTCGATTCACCGGTGAAATAGCTAAAAGGGCTGGTGAACTTGTGGCTCTCGACTTCATCGAAAGTGCAATAAAGAAG AATGAAACAATCAATGGGAACAATAAATGTGTCAAGTTTATGTGTGCTGACGTGACATCCCCAGATTTGAAGTTTCCTGAAGGATCTTTAGACCTGATATTTACAAATTGGCTGCTGATGTATCTCTCGGATGAAGAG GTTGAGAAACTTGCTGAGAGGATGATCAAATGGTTAAAAGTAGGTGGCCACATATTTTTCAGAGAATCATGTTTCCATCAGTCTGGAGACCACAAGCGAAAGAATAACCCGACTCACTACCGTGAACCACGGTTTTACACTAAG CTGTTTAAAGAATGCCATGTATCTGACGATTCTGGATACACATATGAACTCGATCTTATTGGTTTCAAATGCATCGGAGCATATGTAAGAAACAAAAAGAATCAGAATCAG ATTTGCTGGCTTTGGCAAAAGGTTGCCTCAGATAATGACAGGGGATTCCAGAAGTTCTTGGATACTGTCCAATATAAATCCAGTGGCATATTGCGTTACGAGCGTGTCTTTGGACCGGGATTTGTTAGCACGGGAGGCATTG ACACAACACGGGAGTTCGTTGATAAACTTAATCTTCAGCCTGGCCAGAAAGTCCTTGATGTGGGATGTGGCATTGGAGGAGGCGATTTCTACATGGCTGAAAAGTACGATGTTCATGTTGTTGGCATTGATCTCTCCATCAATATGATTTCTTTCGCTTTTGAACGCGCAATTGGTCTCAACTGTGCTGTTGAATTCGAGGTTGCTGACTGTACCAAGAAAGATTACCCTGATGATACTTTTGATGTTATCTACAGTCGGGACACAATACTACATATCCAA GACAAACCTGCTCTATTCAGATCATTCTACAAGTGGTTGAAGCCAGGAGGCAAAGTTCTTATAAGTGATTACTGCAGACATGCTGGAACCCCATCTGCTGAATTTTCGGAGTATATCAAGCAAAGGGGATATGATCTACACGACTTCCATAACTATGACCAG ATGCTTAGAGATGCAGGCTTTGACGAAGTCGTGGCTGAGGATCGTACTAATCAG TTCATAAAAGTTCTGGAAAAGGAATTGGATACGATAGAGAAGGATAAGGAAACATTCATCCGTGACTTCTCAGAG GAAGACTACAATGACATAGTTGGAGGCTGGAAGGCTAAACTTGTTAGGAGTGCCTCTGGTGAGCAGAGGTGGGGCTTGTTTATTGCCAAGAAAAAGTAA
- the LOC140991622 gene encoding uncharacterized protein — translation MQHVNSAAVPTIQCHFHACVRKRITHLTIVSSSKLSCSSESNGVNLSLFTIRENLAEKTLKNGRFHQEFAEKRSSDSAMDERRYSRKERRHFCRKSVFGTKKFRSIILLNVITIIYASDISIIKDAESFTDPAYFSAVRFVLSTIPFLPSIFQARNDIQTRNSGLELGLWVSLGYLSEALGLLTSDAGRASFISLFTVIVIPLLESVFGVIVPARTWFGILVSVLGISMLECCGSPPNVGDLFNFLSAIFFGIHTLRTEHISRTVGEEKFPALLGYEVAVVAVLSTIWCLVTANFDHNQDSEGMSWTWELFSDWIFAFPWVPALYTGVFSTGIGLWGEIAAMREVSATETAVIYGLEPVWGAGFAWFLLGERWEAAGWIGAALVLGGSLMVQMFGAEDGESEEATDSKKACEIVTASHYTNHQKTMSPSPIMATNPNNLMDIFKK, via the exons ATGCAGCATGTGAATTCGGCAGCTGTGCCCACAATTCAGTGCCATTTTCATGCTTGCGTTCGTAAAAGAATCACCCATCTCACCATTGTTTCATCTTCCAAATTGTCCTGTTCTTCTGAAAGTAATGGTGTCAATCTTTCTTTATTTACTATCAGAGAGAACTTGGCAGAAAAGACTTTGAAAAATGGGAGATTTCATCAAGAATTTGCTGAAAAAAGGAGTTCTGATTCAGCCATGGATGAGAGACGTTATTCGAGAAAGGAAAGAAGACATTTTTGTAGGAAATCGGTTTTTGGAACCAAGAAATTTAGAAGCATAATCTTGCTTAATGTCATCACCATTATCTATG CAAGTGACATAAGCATCATAAAAGATGCTGAATCTTTCACTGATCCAGCATACTTCTCAGCCGTCCGATTTGTTCTGTCGACCATCCCATTTTTACCTTCTATTTTCCAAGCCAGGAACGATATTCAGACCCGTAATTCAGGATTAGAGTTGGGATTATGGGTTAGTTTAGGATATCTGAGTGAGGCTCTTGGATTGCTTACTTCTGATGCAGGCCGTGCTTCGTTTATATCCTTGTTCACA GTTATTGTAATCCCACTTCTTGAAAGTGTCTTTGGAGTAATTGTACCGGCTCGAACATGGTTTGGAATCCTCGTGTCTGTTCTTGGGATTTCCATGCTCGAATGCTGTGGATCGCCTCCGAAT GTTGGGGATCTTTTCAACTTTTTAAGTGCTATATTCTTTGGCATTCATACGCTCCGCACGGAGCATATATCAAGGACGGTAGGAGAAGAGAAGTTCCCAGCGCTTCTTGGATATGAG GTTGCTGTTGTAGCTGTTCTATCCACGATATGGTGCCTAGTTACTGCAAACTTTGATCATAATCAAGATAGTGAAGGGATGTCGTGGACGTGGGAGTTGTTTTCCGATTGGATTTTTGCGTTTCCATGGGTACCGGCACTTTATACTGGTGTATTCTCAACTGGGATCGGCTTATGGGGAGAG ATTGCTGCAATGCGTGAGGTATCAGCAACAGAAACAGCAGTTATCTACGGTTTGGAGCCTGTTTGGGGTGCCGGATTTGCATGGTTTCTGCTGGGAGAAAGGTGGGAAGCTGCTGGATGGATCGGTGCTGCTCTCGTTCTAG GCGGAAGCTTAATGGTGCAAATGTTCGGAGCTGAAGATGGTGAATCCGAAGAGGCTACCGACAGCAAAAAAGCTTGTGAAATAGTGACAGCATCACACTATACTAATCACCAGAAAACAATGTCTCCTTCTCCGATTATGGCCACCAATCCGAACAACCTGATGGATATATTTAAGAAGTAA